One region of Epilithonimonas zeae genomic DNA includes:
- the rplX gene encoding 50S ribosomal protein L24: MTKVKIKRGDNVLVTTGKNKGSKGEVLEVIKKEGKDPRVVVAGVNIVKKHVKPSASNPQGGIVEKEASLHISNVALVDKNGKATKAGYKVDGDKKVRVAKTTGETL; this comes from the coding sequence ATGACAAAAGTTAAAATAAAAAGAGGAGATAATGTACTAGTTACTACTGGAAAAAATAAAGGTAGTAAAGGTGAAGTTCTTGAAGTAATCAAAAAAGAAGGTAAAGATCCAAGAGTTGTAGTTGCTGGTGTAAACATCGTGAAAAAACACGTTAAGCCATCTGCTTCTAACCCTCAAGGTGGGATTGTAGAAAAAGAAGCTTCTTTACATATCTCAAACGTAGCACTAGTTGACAAAAACGGTAAAGCTACTAAAGCAGGTTACAAAGTAGACGGAGATAAAAAAGTAAGAGTAGCTAAAACTACCGGTGAAACTTTATAA
- the rpmC gene encoding 50S ribosomal protein L29, translating into MKKADIKNLSVEDINVQLAEAKANYSKLKLAHRISPVENPIQIRDLRKTIARLNTELTNKQ; encoded by the coding sequence ATGAAAAAAGCTGACATCAAGAATTTAAGCGTAGAGGATATCAACGTACAATTGGCTGAAGCTAAAGCTAACTATTCAAAATTGAAATTAGCTCACAGAATTAGCCCAGTTGAAAATCCAATTCAGATCAGAGATTTGAGAAAAACGATTGCAAGACTTAACACAGAGTTAACTAACAAACAATAA
- the rplP gene encoding 50S ribosomal protein L16 → MLQPKRTKFRRVHKMKMKGIAQRGNQLAYGTFGIKATEGAWVTARQIEAARIAATRYMKREGQLWIKIFPDKPITKKPAEVRMGKGKGAVEYWVAVVKPGKIMFELGGVPYEVAKEALRLAAQKLPIVTKFVVANDFVKPQ, encoded by the coding sequence ATGTTACAACCAAAAAGAACCAAATTCCGTAGAGTTCATAAGATGAAAATGAAGGGGATTGCTCAAAGAGGTAATCAACTTGCATACGGAACATTCGGAATCAAAGCGACTGAGGGAGCTTGGGTTACTGCAAGACAAATTGAAGCAGCTCGTATTGCTGCTACAAGATATATGAAAAGAGAAGGTCAACTATGGATCAAAATTTTCCCAGACAAACCTATTACCAAAAAGCCAGCGGAAGTACGTATGGGTAAAGGTAAAGGAGCTGTAGAATATTGGGTAGCTGTAGTAAAACCTGGTAAAATAATGTTCGAACTTGGTGGTGTACCTTATGAAGTTGCAAAAGAAGCTCTTAGGCTTGCTGCTCAGAAGTTACCAATCGTTACTAAGTTCGTAGTTGCAAACGATTTCGTTAAACCTCAATAA
- the rplN gene encoding 50S ribosomal protein L14 gives MLQTESRLKVADNTGAKEVLVIRVLGGTRRRYASVGDKIVVTIKDSTPSGNAKKGQVSKAVVVRTKKAVRRKDGSYIKFEDNACVLLNAAGEMRGTRVFGPVARELRDKEYMKVISLAPEVL, from the coding sequence ATGTTACAAACCGAATCAAGACTAAAAGTTGCTGATAACACAGGTGCAAAAGAAGTACTAGTGATCAGAGTTCTAGGTGGTACTAGAAGAAGATATGCTTCAGTTGGTGATAAAATCGTTGTAACTATCAAAGATTCTACACCATCAGGTAATGCAAAAAAAGGACAAGTTTCTAAAGCAGTTGTAGTAAGAACTAAAAAAGCAGTTAGAAGAAAAGATGGATCTTACATCAAATTCGAAGACAATGCTTGCGTACTTCTAAACGCTGCTGGTGAAATGAGAGGAACTCGTGTTTTCGGACCAGTTGCTCGTGAGTTGAGAGATAAAGAATATATGAAAGTAATTTCATTAGCTCCTGAAGTACTTTAA
- the rpsQ gene encoding 30S ribosomal protein S17, whose translation MDRNLRKERIGIVSSNKMEKTIVVSETTRVKHPMYGKFVLKTKKYTAHDENNECTEGDTVLITETRPLSKSKRWRLVRIIEKAK comes from the coding sequence ATGGACAGAAATTTAAGAAAAGAACGTATTGGAATAGTTTCCAGCAATAAAATGGAAAAAACTATTGTTGTTAGCGAAACTACCAGAGTAAAACATCCAATGTACGGTAAATTCGTTTTGAAAACGAAAAAATATACTGCACACGATGAGAACAATGAGTGCACAGAAGGAGATACAGTTTTAATCACTGAAACTAGACCTTTGAGCAAGAGCAAAAGATGGAGATTAGTAAGAATCATAGAAAAAGCTAAATAA